A genome region from Streptomyces sp. NBC_01296 includes the following:
- a CDS encoding carbohydrate ABC transporter permease encodes MSQVAQGKGRIGFIAGFLFLPLALYLTFVIWPYIQTFGYSFTNWSGQSPTFDFVGLDNYAALMKDEVFRGALWHNLLLLVFVPTVTILLALFFAFMVNVGGRSGAGGVRGVRGSSVYKIVYFFPQVLSLAILAVLFGAVYRSDEGGLLNGFLTKLGLVDPAHPVEWLNQPNLVVWCLLLVVVWHGVGFYLVLFSAAMQSVPKDIYEAALLDGAGRAQTFLKVTLPLLWDSVQTSAVYLGIAAMDMFVLVSTMTSGQFGGGPDHHSEVMATVLMRNFLYFGKSGYACAMGVVMLVLTMILSIVTLRATRRERIEF; translated from the coding sequence ATGAGCCAAGTAGCCCAGGGCAAGGGAAGGATCGGCTTCATCGCCGGCTTCCTCTTCCTGCCGCTCGCGCTGTACCTGACTTTCGTCATCTGGCCGTACATCCAGACGTTCGGCTACTCCTTCACCAACTGGTCCGGACAGTCGCCCACGTTCGACTTCGTCGGCCTGGACAACTACGCCGCGCTGATGAAGGACGAGGTCTTCCGCGGCGCCCTGTGGCACAACCTGCTGCTCCTGGTGTTCGTCCCGACCGTCACCATCCTGCTGGCCCTCTTCTTCGCCTTCATGGTGAACGTGGGAGGGCGCAGCGGGGCCGGCGGGGTGCGGGGCGTCCGCGGATCCTCCGTCTACAAGATCGTCTACTTCTTCCCGCAGGTCCTGTCGCTGGCCATCCTCGCCGTGCTCTTCGGCGCCGTGTACCGCAGCGACGAGGGCGGCCTGCTCAACGGATTCCTCACCAAGCTGGGCCTGGTCGACCCGGCCCACCCCGTCGAATGGCTCAACCAGCCGAACCTCGTCGTGTGGTGCCTGCTCCTGGTGGTGGTCTGGCACGGAGTCGGCTTCTACCTGGTCCTGTTCTCGGCCGCCATGCAGTCCGTACCCAAGGACATCTACGAGGCCGCCCTGCTGGACGGCGCCGGGCGTGCCCAGACCTTCCTCAAGGTCACGCTGCCCCTGCTCTGGGACTCCGTGCAGACCTCCGCGGTCTACCTGGGCATCGCCGCGATGGACATGTTCGTGCTGGTGTCGACCATGACTTCCGGCCAGTTCGGCGGCGGACCCGACCACCACAGCGAGGTCATGGCCACGGTGCTGATGCGCAACTTCCTGTACTTCGGCAAGAGCGGCTACGCCTGCGCCATGGGCGTGGTCATGCTCGTCCTTACCATGATCCTCTCCATCGTCACGCTGCGCGCCACCCGCCGCGAGCGCATCGAGTTCTGA
- the ngcE gene encoding N-acetylglucosamine/diacetylchitobiose ABC transporter substrate-binding protein: MGSTGEGIGRRDLIKRSVALGLISVPTMSFLSACASGGEDTSTKGPDKGAVTKENPFGVAKGGKLDVVVFKGGFGDDYAKAWEAAFDKKWGTTSSHLGTQEIAAKLQARFNGGNPPDVIDDSGAQQIKVDVLAKGGQLAELTQVLDAPSLDDPAKKVRDMLLPGTVEQGTQGGKFVALYYVYTVFGLWYSGKLFKEKGWAEPKTWDEFLDICTKAKAAGIGGLAHQGKFPYYINVVIMDLIAKKGGLEAMKAIDNLEPNAFEGNPAALAAVEAVYEVVEKDLLMAGTNGLTHTESQTAWNQYKAAFIPSGSWLENEQLKQTPEDFDMKFLPVPTLADSKLPFEAIRAGAGEPFIVPEKAANKAGGLEFLRSMLSREWSTIFAQQANSLTVVKDGVDPNVKLRPGTASAVTAVKAAGSNTFSYLYPDWYSEMDTEIQNASNELMAKRIQPKEWIKRAQAAVDKAAKDPNAKNNHRS, from the coding sequence ATGGGATCCACTGGTGAGGGCATCGGCCGCCGTGACCTGATCAAGCGCTCCGTGGCGCTGGGACTGATCTCGGTGCCCACGATGAGCTTCCTGTCCGCCTGCGCCTCCGGGGGTGAGGACACGTCCACGAAGGGGCCGGACAAGGGTGCGGTGACCAAGGAGAACCCCTTCGGCGTGGCCAAGGGCGGCAAGCTGGACGTCGTCGTCTTCAAGGGCGGGTTCGGCGACGACTACGCGAAGGCCTGGGAGGCCGCCTTCGACAAGAAGTGGGGCACCACCAGCTCCCACCTGGGCACCCAGGAGATCGCGGCCAAGCTCCAGGCCCGCTTCAACGGCGGCAACCCGCCGGACGTCATCGACGACTCCGGCGCCCAGCAGATCAAGGTCGACGTCCTCGCCAAGGGCGGCCAGCTCGCCGAGCTCACCCAGGTGCTCGACGCGCCCTCGCTCGACGACCCGGCCAAGAAGGTGCGGGACATGCTCCTCCCCGGCACCGTCGAACAGGGTACCCAGGGCGGCAAGTTCGTCGCCCTCTACTACGTCTACACGGTGTTCGGCCTCTGGTACTCGGGCAAGCTCTTCAAGGAGAAGGGCTGGGCCGAGCCGAAGACCTGGGACGAGTTCCTCGACATCTGCACCAAGGCCAAGGCCGCCGGCATCGGCGGACTCGCCCACCAGGGCAAGTTCCCGTACTACATCAACGTCGTCATCATGGACCTGATCGCCAAGAAGGGCGGTCTGGAGGCCATGAAGGCGATCGACAACCTGGAGCCGAACGCCTTCGAGGGCAACCCGGCCGCCCTCGCCGCCGTCGAGGCCGTCTACGAGGTCGTCGAGAAGGACCTGCTGATGGCCGGCACCAACGGCCTCACCCACACGGAGTCCCAGACCGCCTGGAACCAGTACAAGGCCGCCTTCATCCCCTCCGGCTCCTGGCTGGAGAACGAGCAGCTCAAGCAGACCCCGGAGGACTTCGACATGAAGTTCCTGCCGGTGCCGACGCTGGCCGACAGCAAGCTGCCCTTCGAGGCCATCCGGGCCGGCGCGGGCGAACCCTTCATCGTCCCGGAGAAGGCCGCCAACAAGGCCGGCGGCCTGGAGTTCCTCCGCTCGATGCTGTCCCGCGAATGGTCGACCATCTTCGCCCAGCAGGCCAACTCCCTCACGGTGGTCAAGGACGGCGTCGACCCCAACGTCAAGCTCCGCCCGGGAACCGCATCGGCGGTCACGGCCGTCAAGGCGGCCGGATCGAACACCTTCAGCTACCTGTACCCCGACTGGTACAGCGAGATGGACACCGAGATCCAGAACGCGTCCAATGAGCTGATGGCCAAGCGGATCCAGCCAAAGGAGTGGATCAAGCGGGCCCAGGCTGCGGTAGACAAGGCTGCCAAGGACCCGAACGCCAAGAACAACCACCGCAGCTGA
- the acnA gene encoding aconitate hydratase AcnA has protein sequence MSANSFDARSTLQVGDESYEIFKLDKVEGSARLPYSLKVLLENLLRTEDGANITADHIRSLGNWDSQAQPSEEIQFTPARVIMQDFTGVPCVVDLATMREAVKALGGDPAKINPLSPAEMVIDHSVIADKFGTKDAFAQNVELEYGRNKERYQFLRWGQTAFDDFKVVPPGTGIVHQVNIEHLARTVMVRNGQAYPDTLVGTDSHTTMVNGLGVLGWGVGGIEAEAAMLGQPVSMLIPRVVGFKLTGELPTGTTATDLVLTITEMLRKHGVVGKFVEFYGEGVAATSLANRATIGNMSPEFGSTAAIFPIDDETLKYLRLTGRDAQQVALVEAYAKEQGLWLDPAAEPDFSEKLELDLSTVVPSIAGPKRPQDRIVLANAAEQFAQDVRNYVSDDEEAGKESFPASDAPASSNGVPTKPTLVTLADGTSFEIDHGAVTVAAITSCTNTSNPYVMVAAALVAKKASEKGLTRKPWVKTTLAPGSKVVTDYFDKAGLTPYLDKMGFNLVGYGCTTCIGNSGPLDEEISKAINEADLAVTSVLSGNRNFEGRINPDVKMNYLASPPLVVAYAIAGSMKVDITKDALGTDLDGKPVFLADIWPSEAEVNDVVANAIGEDMFAKSYQDVFAGDAQWQALSIPTGNTFEWDPQSTYVRKPPYFEGMTMETTPVSDIAGARVLAKLGDSVTTDHISPAGAIKADTPAGKYLTEHGVERRDFNSYGSRRGNHEVMIRGTFANIRLRNQIAPGTEGGFTRDFTAEGAPVAFIYDASQNYQAAGIPLVILAGKEYGSGSSRDWAAKGTALLGVKAVIAESYERIHRSNLIGMGVLPLQFPEGASAAALGLTGQETFSFTGVEELNNGTTPRTVKVTTDTGVEFDAVVRIDTPGEADYYRNGGIMQYVLRNLIRG, from the coding sequence GTGTCGGCGAACAGCTTCGACGCCCGCAGCACGCTGCAGGTGGGCGACGAGTCGTACGAGATCTTCAAGCTGGACAAGGTCGAGGGCTCCGCCCGCCTTCCCTACAGCCTGAAGGTCCTGCTGGAGAACCTGCTTCGTACCGAGGACGGCGCGAACATCACCGCCGACCACATCCGGTCGCTCGGTAACTGGGACTCGCAGGCCCAGCCCAGCGAGGAGATCCAGTTCACGCCGGCCCGCGTGATCATGCAGGACTTCACCGGCGTCCCCTGCGTGGTGGACCTCGCCACCATGCGCGAGGCCGTGAAGGCCCTCGGCGGCGACCCGGCGAAGATCAACCCGCTCTCGCCCGCCGAGATGGTCATCGACCACTCGGTCATCGCCGACAAGTTCGGCACGAAGGACGCCTTCGCGCAGAACGTCGAGCTGGAGTACGGCCGCAACAAGGAGCGCTACCAGTTCCTGCGCTGGGGCCAGACCGCCTTCGACGACTTCAAGGTCGTCCCCCCGGGCACCGGCATCGTCCACCAGGTCAACATCGAGCACCTGGCCCGCACGGTCATGGTTCGCAACGGCCAGGCCTACCCCGACACCCTCGTCGGCACCGACTCGCACACCACCATGGTCAACGGCCTGGGCGTGCTGGGCTGGGGCGTCGGCGGCATCGAAGCCGAGGCCGCGATGCTCGGCCAGCCGGTCTCCATGCTGATCCCGCGCGTCGTGGGCTTCAAGCTGACCGGCGAGCTGCCGACCGGCACCACCGCCACCGACCTGGTGCTGACCATCACCGAGATGCTGCGCAAGCACGGTGTCGTCGGCAAGTTCGTCGAGTTCTACGGTGAGGGCGTCGCCGCCACCTCCCTCGCGAACCGCGCCACCATCGGCAACATGTCGCCGGAGTTCGGCTCCACCGCCGCGATCTTCCCGATCGACGACGAGACCCTGAAGTACCTGCGCCTGACCGGCCGCGACGCCCAGCAGGTCGCGCTCGTCGAGGCGTACGCCAAGGAGCAGGGCCTGTGGCTGGACCCGGCCGCCGAGCCGGACTTCTCCGAGAAGCTGGAGCTCGACCTCTCCACGGTCGTCCCCTCCATCGCCGGCCCGAAGCGCCCGCAGGACCGTATCGTCCTCGCCAACGCCGCCGAGCAGTTCGCGCAGGACGTGCGCAACTACGTCAGCGACGACGAGGAGGCCGGCAAGGAGTCCTTCCCGGCGTCCGACGCCCCGGCGTCCTCCAACGGTGTGCCCACCAAGCCCACCCTGGTGACCCTGGCCGACGGCACCTCCTTCGAGATCGACCACGGCGCCGTCACCGTCGCCGCGATCACCTCCTGCACCAACACCTCGAACCCCTACGTCATGGTCGCCGCGGCGCTCGTGGCCAAGAAGGCGTCCGAGAAGGGCCTGACCCGCAAGCCCTGGGTCAAGACCACCCTGGCCCCGGGTTCGAAGGTCGTCACCGACTACTTCGACAAGGCCGGCCTGACCCCGTACCTCGACAAGATGGGCTTCAACCTCGTCGGGTACGGCTGCACCACCTGCATCGGCAACTCCGGTCCGCTGGACGAGGAGATCTCGAAGGCGATCAACGAGGCCGACCTCGCCGTCACCTCGGTGCTCTCGGGCAACCGCAACTTCGAGGGCCGCATCAACCCCGACGTCAAGATGAACTACCTGGCCTCCCCGCCGCTGGTCGTCGCGTACGCCATCGCGGGCTCCATGAAGGTGGACATCACCAAGGACGCCCTGGGTACGGACCTCGACGGCAAGCCGGTCTTCCTCGCGGACATCTGGCCCTCCGAGGCCGAGGTCAACGACGTCGTGGCGAACGCCATCGGCGAGGACATGTTCGCCAAGTCCTACCAGGACGTCTTCGCGGGCGACGCCCAGTGGCAGGCGCTGTCGATCCCGACCGGCAACACGTTCGAGTGGGACCCGCAGTCGACCTACGTGCGCAAGCCCCCTTACTTCGAGGGCATGACCATGGAGACCACCCCGGTCTCCGACATCGCCGGCGCCCGCGTGCTGGCGAAGCTGGGCGACTCGGTCACCACCGACCACATCTCCCCGGCCGGTGCGATCAAGGCCGACACCCCGGCCGGCAAGTACCTCACCGAGCACGGCGTCGAGCGCCGCGACTTCAACTCGTACGGTTCCCGCCGCGGCAACCACGAGGTCATGATCCGCGGTACCTTCGCCAACATCCGCCTGCGCAACCAGATCGCGCCGGGCACCGAGGGCGGCTTCACCCGCGACTTCACGGCCGAGGGCGCGCCGGTCGCGTTCATCTACGACGCCTCGCAGAACTACCAGGCCGCCGGCATCCCGCTGGTCATCCTGGCGGGCAAGGAGTACGGCTCGGGCTCGTCCCGCGACTGGGCGGCCAAGGGCACCGCGCTGCTCGGCGTCAAGGCCGTCATCGCCGAGTCCTACGAGCGCATCCACCGCTCGAACCTGATCGGCATGGGCGTGCTGCCCCTGCAGTTCCCGGAGGGCGCCTCGGCGGCCGCGCTGGGCCTCACCGGCCAGGAGACCTTCTCCTTCACCGGTGTGGAGGAGCTGAACAACGGCACCACCCCGCGCACGGTCAAGGTCACCACCGACACCGGTGTGGAGTTCGACGCGGTCGTCCGCATCGACACCCCGGGTGAGGCGGACTACTACCGCAACGGCGGCATCATGCAGTACGTGCTCCGCAACCTCATCCGCGGCTGA
- a CDS encoding LacI family DNA-binding transcriptional regulator, which produces MPGPGPTIADIARAAEVSTATVSHALGGTGRVGESTRRRVREVAAALGYSARRGPRTRTLGLAVTTYAGSAWNFVEIAYFSRLLTAATAAAHARGYALTVLPADRGAEPLWHTLAVDGMLLLDSPAGDPVLRALRARGLPVVFDGRPPDPWPEDVWVDNDHEATTHEVLDHLAASGARRIALHSAYGREYYTEAVTSAYTRWCAARGAAALVVPFDPEDTRGHAFDAAFAAPGRLRPDAVYCVYDPGGSQVLAAAARHGLRIPNELRLVCASEDPSYATRDPAVSTVTLRPEVIGEKAVAALVALLESPQGAPPGRLTVPAGLTVRASSRTPSL; this is translated from the coding sequence GTGCCCGGGCCCGGACCGACCATCGCCGACATCGCGCGCGCCGCGGAGGTCTCCACCGCGACCGTCTCGCACGCGCTGGGCGGCACCGGCCGCGTCGGCGAGTCCACCCGCCGCCGGGTCCGCGAGGTGGCGGCCGCCCTCGGCTACAGCGCCCGCCGCGGCCCCCGCACCCGTACGCTCGGCCTCGCCGTCACCACGTACGCGGGCTCGGCCTGGAACTTCGTCGAGATCGCCTACTTCTCGCGCCTGCTGACCGCCGCCACCGCGGCCGCCCACGCCCGCGGCTACGCCCTGACCGTGCTGCCCGCCGACCGGGGCGCCGAGCCGCTCTGGCACACCCTCGCCGTCGACGGGATGCTGCTGCTCGACAGCCCGGCCGGCGACCCGGTGCTCCGGGCCCTGCGCGCACGCGGCCTGCCGGTGGTCTTCGACGGCCGTCCCCCGGACCCGTGGCCCGAGGACGTGTGGGTGGACAACGACCACGAGGCCACCACCCACGAGGTCCTCGACCACCTCGCCGCCTCCGGGGCCCGGCGGATAGCGCTGCACTCCGCGTACGGCCGGGAGTACTACACCGAGGCCGTCACCTCGGCCTACACCCGCTGGTGCGCCGCGCGCGGGGCGGCCGCGCTGGTGGTCCCCTTCGACCCCGAGGACACCCGGGGGCACGCCTTCGACGCCGCCTTCGCCGCGCCCGGGCGCCTGCGCCCCGACGCCGTGTACTGCGTGTACGACCCCGGCGGCAGCCAGGTGCTGGCCGCCGCCGCCCGGCACGGGCTGCGGATACCGAACGAGCTGCGGCTCGTCTGCGCGAGCGAGGATCCCTCGTACGCGACTCGAGACCCGGCAGTGAGCACCGTGACCCTGCGGCCGGAGGTGATCGGGGAGAAAGCCGTCGCCGCGCTGGTCGCCCTGCTGGAGTCCCCGCAGGGCGCGCCGCCGGGCCGGCTGACCGTCCCGGCCGGGCTGACCGTGCGTGCGTCTTCCCGTACGCCTTCCCTGTGA
- a CDS encoding amidohydrolase, producing the protein MSSPLSRRGLLGAVGAAGAAGLLGAGPAAAAASSGGRGSAALVIHNARVFTGTAGGAPVEAVAVGRDGKILAAGSGSAVRRHIGRDTEVVDARGNTVMSGIHDGHVHPLGAGDRSLRPSLEGAETTLPELRELLAGFLADTGGAGAEPDAWLVVEDWNPVGLLPTGSVPHHSMLDALATRRPVALVGGDGHNLWANRRALEIAGITAATPDPVGGRIVKGADGQPTGVLKDDAQDLVKRHIPEPSRAELVAACAKVLELAAASGVTTMMDALVGRHELELYQTLSAAGKLPQRIVPAIRLDAEQTKDPAGALAYARGLRKEFEGVRGLRFGMVKVFLDGVIEYPAQTAALLEPYLDGNGKPTGNRGELYTSAADYGRLTAAFNQAGWQLHAHGLGDRAVRTALDGYAYARRVTGQRDARNAVAHLQIVDPADLRRFAQLGVAACMQLQWAAEDTWTMEALLPYIGPERHRWMYPARSLERAGARLTGGSDWPVDALQVWNQLRTAIDRQGAYGTGELHRELEGLGRTSVLRMHTSGTAWQLRQEGLTGTVEPGKAADLVVLDRDVTRCPVADISGTGVRMTLVGGRVVHDADSAAGRAAAARAARAVSGPRPATYAAVHGGRHRNCAH; encoded by the coding sequence TTGTCTTCTCCCCTGTCCCGCCGGGGCCTTCTCGGGGCCGTCGGCGCGGCGGGGGCGGCCGGTCTGCTGGGCGCGGGCCCCGCGGCCGCGGCCGCCTCCTCCGGCGGGCGCGGCTCGGCCGCCCTGGTGATCCACAACGCCCGGGTGTTCACCGGTACCGCCGGCGGGGCGCCGGTGGAGGCCGTCGCGGTCGGCCGGGACGGGAAGATCCTGGCGGCCGGGAGCGGTTCGGCGGTGCGCCGGCACATCGGGCGGGACACCGAGGTCGTCGACGCGCGCGGGAACACCGTGATGAGCGGCATCCACGACGGGCACGTGCACCCGCTGGGCGCCGGCGACCGCTCGCTGCGGCCCTCGCTGGAGGGGGCGGAGACCACCCTGCCCGAGCTGCGCGAGCTGCTGGCCGGCTTCCTCGCCGACACCGGGGGCGCGGGCGCGGAGCCGGATGCCTGGCTGGTGGTGGAGGACTGGAACCCGGTCGGGCTGCTGCCGACCGGGAGCGTGCCGCACCACTCGATGCTGGACGCGCTGGCGACCCGCAGACCGGTCGCGCTGGTCGGCGGCGACGGGCACAACCTCTGGGCGAACCGGCGGGCCCTGGAGATCGCCGGGATCACGGCGGCCACCCCCGACCCGGTCGGCGGCCGGATCGTGAAGGGCGCGGACGGGCAGCCCACGGGCGTGCTCAAGGACGACGCCCAGGACCTGGTGAAGCGGCACATCCCGGAGCCCTCGCGGGCCGAACTGGTCGCGGCCTGCGCGAAGGTGCTGGAGCTGGCGGCGGCGTCCGGGGTCACCACGATGATGGACGCCCTGGTCGGGCGCCACGAGCTGGAGCTCTACCAGACGCTGTCGGCGGCGGGGAAGCTGCCGCAGCGGATCGTGCCGGCGATCCGGCTCGACGCGGAGCAGACCAAGGACCCGGCAGGCGCACTGGCGTACGCGCGCGGGCTGCGAAAGGAGTTCGAGGGGGTGCGGGGCCTGCGGTTCGGGATGGTCAAGGTGTTCCTGGACGGGGTCATCGAGTACCCGGCGCAGACGGCCGCACTGCTGGAGCCCTACCTCGACGGGAACGGGAAGCCCACCGGCAACCGGGGCGAGCTGTACACCTCGGCGGCGGACTACGGCCGGCTGACGGCGGCGTTCAACCAGGCCGGCTGGCAGCTGCACGCCCACGGACTCGGAGACCGGGCGGTACGTACGGCTTTGGACGGATACGCGTACGCCCGCCGGGTGACGGGGCAGCGGGACGCGCGCAATGCCGTGGCGCATCTGCAGATCGTGGACCCGGCGGACCTGCGGCGCTTCGCGCAGCTGGGCGTCGCGGCGTGCATGCAGCTCCAGTGGGCCGCCGAGGACACCTGGACGATGGAGGCGCTGCTTCCGTACATCGGGCCGGAGCGCCACCGGTGGATGTACCCGGCGCGCAGCCTGGAGCGGGCCGGGGCCCGGCTGACCGGCGGCTCGGACTGGCCGGTGGACGCGCTCCAGGTGTGGAACCAGCTGCGGACCGCGATCGACCGGCAGGGCGCGTACGGCACGGGAGAGCTGCACCGGGAGTTGGAGGGGCTGGGCCGGACCTCGGTCCTGCGGATGCACACGTCGGGGACGGCGTGGCAGCTGAGGCAGGAGGGGCTGACGGGGACGGTGGAGCCGGGCAAGGCGGCGGACCTGGTGGTGCTGGACCGGGATGTGACCCGCTGTCCGGTGGCCGACATCAGCGGGACCGGCGTACGGATGACCCTGGTCGGCGGCCGGGTGGTGCACGACGCGGATTCGGCGGCGGGCCGGGCCGCGGCGGCCCGGGCAGCCCGGGCGGTATCCGGTCCGCGCCCGGCGACGTACGCGGCGGTGCACGGGGGCCGCCACCGCAATTGCGCCCACTAA
- a CDS encoding helix-turn-helix domain-containing protein: MADDYLVRIGKLIRDARQHRGWTQSQLADALGTSQSAVNRIERGNQNISLEMIARIGEALDSEIVSLGYAGPMHLRVVGGRRLSGAIDVKTSKNACVALLCASLLNKGRTVLRRVARIEEVYRLLEVLNSIGVRTRWINEGVDLEIVPPVRLDMDAMDADAARRTRSIIMFLGPLLHRMDQFRLPYAGGCDLGTRTIEPHMIALRRFGLDITATEGIYHAKVEAGVSPGRPIVLTERGDTVTENALLAAARHDGVTVIRNASSNYMVQDLCFFLEALGVKVEGIGTTTLTVHGVPNIDVDVDYSPSEDPVEAMSLLAAAVVTESELTIRRVPIEFMEIELAVLEEMGLDHDRSAEYTADNNRTRLVDLTVRPSKLEAPIDKIHPMPFPGLNIDNVPFFAAIAAAAQGQTLIHDWVYDNRAIYLTDLNRLGGRLQLLDPHRVLVEGPTRWRAAEMMCPPALRPAVVVLLAMMAAEGTSVLRNVYVINRGYEELAERLNSVGAQIEIFRDI, encoded by the coding sequence ATGGCAGACGACTACCTCGTACGCATCGGCAAGCTCATCCGTGACGCCCGGCAGCACCGGGGCTGGACGCAGAGTCAGCTCGCGGACGCACTGGGCACCAGCCAGAGCGCCGTGAACCGCATCGAGCGCGGCAACCAGAACATCAGCCTTGAGATGATCGCCCGAATCGGTGAAGCTCTCGACAGCGAGATCGTCTCCCTGGGCTACGCCGGCCCGATGCATCTGCGGGTCGTCGGCGGCCGCCGCCTGTCCGGCGCCATCGACGTCAAGACGAGCAAGAACGCGTGCGTGGCGCTGCTGTGCGCCTCCCTGCTCAACAAAGGCCGTACGGTCCTGCGGCGGGTCGCCCGCATCGAGGAGGTCTACCGGCTCCTCGAGGTCCTGAACTCCATCGGTGTCCGCACCCGTTGGATCAACGAGGGCGTGGACCTGGAGATCGTGCCGCCGGTCCGCCTCGACATGGACGCCATGGACGCGGACGCGGCCCGCCGCACCCGGAGCATCATCATGTTCCTGGGCCCGCTGCTGCACCGGATGGACCAGTTCCGCCTGCCGTACGCCGGCGGCTGCGACCTCGGCACCCGCACCATCGAGCCGCACATGATCGCCCTGCGCCGCTTCGGCCTGGACATCACGGCGACCGAGGGCATCTACCACGCGAAGGTCGAGGCGGGGGTCTCCCCGGGCCGCCCGATCGTCCTGACCGAGCGCGGGGACACGGTCACCGAGAACGCGCTGCTGGCCGCCGCCCGGCACGACGGCGTCACGGTCATCCGCAACGCCTCCTCCAACTACATGGTCCAGGACCTGTGCTTCTTCCTGGAGGCGCTCGGCGTCAAGGTCGAGGGCATCGGCACGACGACCCTGACCGTCCACGGCGTCCCGAACATCGACGTGGACGTGGACTACTCCCCTTCCGAGGACCCGGTCGAGGCGATGAGCCTGCTCGCCGCCGCGGTGGTCACGGAGTCGGAGCTGACGATCCGCCGGGTCCCGATCGAGTTCATGGAGATCGAGCTCGCGGTGCTGGAGGAGATGGGCCTCGACCACGACCGCTCGGCGGAGTACACGGCGGACAACAACCGCACCCGCCTGGTCGACCTGACGGTCCGCCCCTCGAAGCTCGAGGCGCCGATCGACAAGATCCACCCGATGCCGTTCCCCGGGCTGAACATCGACAACGTCCCGTTCTTCGCGGCCATCGCGGCCGCCGCCCAGGGCCAGACCCTGATCCACGACTGGGTGTACGACAACCGGGCCATCTACCTGACGGACCTGAACCGCCTCGGCGGCCGCCTCCAACTCCTGGACCCCCACCGCGTCCTGGTCGAGGGCCCGACGCGCTGGCGCGCGGCGGAGATGATGTGCCCGCCGGCCCTGCGCCCGGCGGTGGTCGTCCTCCTGGCCATGATGGCGGCGGAGGGCACCTCGGTCCTGCGCAACGTCTACGTCATCAACCGCGGCTACGAGGAACTGGCGGAACGCCTCAACTCGGTGGGCGCCCAGATCGAAATCTTCCGCGACATCTGA
- a CDS encoding excalibur calcium-binding domain-containing protein — translation MGRPCPDKAGAALAPSKAPAASRTPAPPKPKTSPPTDGGSTGGDGGGSGGGGGSGGSSVYFKSCAGAAPMRRGQPGYREALDRDKGGIACDK, via the coding sequence GTGGGCCGGCCGTGCCCGGACAAGGCCGGCGCCGCCCTCGCCCCCTCCAAGGCCCCGGCGGCGAGCCGGACTCCCGCCCCGCCGAAGCCGAAGACCTCGCCCCCGACGGACGGCGGCTCCACCGGCGGTGACGGCGGCGGCAGCGGTGGCGGGGGCGGCAGCGGGGGGAGCAGCGTCTACTTCAAGAGCTGCGCCGGGGCGGCGCCCATGCGGCGCGGCCAGCCCGGCTACCGCGAGGCCCTCGACCGGGACAAGGGCGGCATCGCCTGCGACAAGTAG